A region of the Lepidochelys kempii isolate rLepKem1 chromosome 24, rLepKem1.hap2, whole genome shotgun sequence genome:
CGacgttgacagtttgtgttttaaaagctgcaaaGTTTCAACTTCTTCTGAgtctcaatgtctactgtcattcTTGTCTGACCCCCCCGAttgaaggtttagattggatattaggaaaaactttttcactaagagggtggtgaaacactggaatgcattacctagggaggtggtagaatctccttccttagaggtttttaaggtcaggcttgacaaagccctggctgggacgatttaactgggaattggtcctgcttcgagcggggggttggactgggtggccttctggggtcccttccaacccttatattctatgattctatgattctatgattgtctgACCTTCCCTGGCTTCccgcaactgtgaacatttaaatcaataaacatCCTTAAAGCCCATAATTGTGCACAACTGAGAAAACTGAAatcaatacaaataaaacaaatgctTAAAACCAAACATTGATatcaaataaaaatacaaattctGCCAGGCCTCGCTATGGGCCTTTCTCCTCCACAGCGCTGGTTCCAGTCCAGCTCCAGGGTTTAAATCTCTGGGAGATTAAACAGCCCAAACTGGTGGTTGTATTTTTATGTGTATTCTGTGGCGGGTGAGAGATTTCTCACATTCTTTAATGCCTCGTTTTCGGGCCTTGTAAATGACAGAAACAGCCTTTGGGTTTTGTGGAGAGGAATGCGGGGTCCGAAATCTCAGTTAAGCTTCATCTCACCACTCGGGCGGCATGAAGGGGatttagtgtaactgagaatctcCCTAGTTCCTTGGTATCTTCCCCCCGCCCTATAATTGCCCCGCTCGGTACCTCAGAGCTCCACAACTCTGCCTTGCCCCACCTGGCCCCTCAGGGGCCCTCCAGGGCTCCCCATCATTCCCCTtgtgccccccttccccgcccctcaacgccctccccgccccagctacCTCAAAGCTTCCTCCGCCTtgcagccacagcagctcccagCTTTCTTCTGTGACGAGGCAGGAGCAaagtgcaggtgttttgttatcGGGGTCACACCCCGCCTGGCAAGTAGTCAGCAACACTGACCAAGCCAGGCCAGTGCTTCAGCTTTGCACAAGCACCGTCTGGAAGTTACCTGCAGCTGGTGGTGAACGCAGTAAGAGAACAGGGGATGTGGCTGCTCACACATTCACCTCGCCTTGCGACCAAAGCACCACCAAAACTCCCCTCTGCAACTTCTGTGCTCTCTCCTTGCACCCCAGAGCCTCCAGGTAACCAGTCCAGCTGCCCACTGAGCGCCCCCTTGTGGGCATAGCAGCTCCACAGCaccctgtctcagtttcccttcttcagGGCTCCTCACCGAACACCACACACAGGAGTTTCTCCATTCAAACACCCCTCCTCAGAGTGAAGCATCCCAGGCAGGAGCTCCCTGCTCTGTGAAGCCCCGGCCACAGCTTCCCCTCTGGCTCTTCAGAGTCTCCTTGAACAAGGGGTCCTGTCATTTGACAGAGCGTGGGGGCCTGGCTTCCAACCCACCAGCATTCCTTCCCTGACTCCTAACCCTGACCTGCTCCCAGGGAGGGGTGCAAATTGCCACATGTAAAAACAATCCATCCCCCCCACCTGCTCCAAATCATCCCCCCATGTCACTGCCCCTTTTACTGTCCCAGACCCCTCCAGCCCATCCCTGCTGCCCCTAAGCCCCTCGTTTCTTCACCCTCACATACTGACTGTCTCTCTCTGGACTCTATGTTGTCGCCCTGATCTCTGGCTCCATTCCCTTTTCCGTCCCGACAAGAGCTGGGCCCCATCGTCGGCCAgtaacacacccacccaccagtGGCCTGGATCCCAGGCCAGACTGTGAGCTGCCCTCTGGGCCATCTCGCTAGGGCAGTGCAGACCTGCTGATGAGCGGCGATGAAGCTCCAGTTGTATTAATtaattaaggcctggtctacacgacaaAGTTAGGTCAAAGGAAGCCGCCTTTGCGTCTACAGTAGGAGGTCCCTTCCGCCAACCTAACCCGCCTGTAGCATTGACTTAATTACTTAATTAATTTGATGTTGATGGGTCGACAGCTTAGCTGAGCATGGTGACTCAATGCCCCAAATGTGCCCCAGCGTGGAGTACACGGGAGGCGGTGGATCTTATTGCCATGTGGGAAGAAGAGTCTGTGGAGGCAGAGCTCCCATCCAGCCAAAGAAATGTCGACACCTACGCAAAGATCGCGTGGGGCACGGGGGACACAGGCTACACCCGGGACATGCAACAGTGCCGTGTGAAAACCAAAGCACTTCAGCAGGCAGGGGTatcagaagacaagggaggcaaaCAATCATTCTGGTTCGACAACGAGCTGCGTGCGATTCTCAGCGGCGACCCCAGCGCTACCCCCAAAATGCAGCATGGCTACCTCCCAGGAGCCCCGGGCCACCTCCGGCAACAACGAGGAGGACACTGTGGAcaaagagcaggaggaggagaatggaagGCAGGCGAGCAGGGGATCCATTCTTCCTGAGAGCCAGGAGCTACTTTTAACCCCAGAGCAGTCCAGCCATTCCCAGAACAGCATCGTGGTCAGGCGTGATgccggggaaggcacctctggtgggGATGCAATTCCAATGaaactgtaggggttacatgctcttatattttatgtttaatatGAAGGAAAAGTGAGGTGCAGTGGGTAGCTGATTCCCTGTGGCTGCCCCAGCTATGCAGAGGGTTCTCCCCCAAAAAAGGATGTTTATGTGCACAGGGATGGcccaggaatcctccatggaaactttcatggaggttcTCTGCAATTCTttccagaaggtttctggggagggctgccttattgggaacacccacaaccagcctctCAGATGCTGCAAAGGAGGAGCCAGATGCACTGATGGTCTACTAAAGGGAATCCACACGCCCAAGGACTTTCCCAGGAACTGGATACCATGGAGACTCCTCAGAGAGAGCACGTAGACAATGGAGGCTCTTTAACTCAGGTCACAGCAAAGCCtaagggacttaggcaccaaaGTTATATTTTCATAAGTGACTGAGGGCTATATTTCCATagctatttaggtacctaaaggtGCAAAGAGGGATTGGAAATCAATGCGAGTTGGGTGGCTACCCTGCTGGAGCACTTCCCAAAACTCCACTAGGTGCCTTTCTGCATCctctggcacctaaatacctttgaaaagccAGCCCTTAGCTcctaaggcacttttgaaatgttCACTCCTGGTTCTTGTTCATTTGGATATTATCCAATTCCCCCAAACAGCTTCATCTCACCCTGCCGATATCCAAACGTAGAACCAATAGACTCCCAAAGGAGGGACAAAATAATACATCAGAAGCCAATAAATGTGTGAGGTAACACCACTTGCTAGCACTTTTGTGATTTCAGGATTTTGTGTTGTGAAatgcaaatataataaaaaaatcaagagacactctgtgtgtgtgttgggggaagagAGCAGAATGCAGACACATTAGAGTCCAAAAAAAGGAACGTCCCTTATAAAAGAAGCTGCGAATCACCCATGAGTTCTGCACCTTTTGAATGATGAGGAACAGTTGGAAGCCCTGAGTTGAGCCATCCAAGTCCCGTGTGTTTATGTCATTCGGCAGCCTGCAGAGGGCAGTATTAGCTCTGAACACATGTTCCCACCCATTTCCCCTTCCAGAACAAACAGGAAACCCAAGCTCAGTAGCCGGCAAACATACAGAAAGCTGTAACTCTTTAACCGCTAGAGGTGCTCAAATAGGTCTGTtaagccccccaccccgcccccttgcagcacagcgccccctagtgccgcccCGGGGCACCGGCACCAGCCCTGACAGCCAGGGGagaacccccaccctgcccccttgcagcacagcgccccctagcgccgccccggggcattggggccagccctgacagCCAGGGGAgagtccccaccccgcccccttgcagcacagcgccccctagtgccgcccTGGGGCACCGACACCAGCCCTGACAGCCAGGGGAgaacccccaccccgcccccttgcagcacagcgccccctagtgccgcccTGGGGCACCAGCACCAGCCCTGACAGCCAGGGGAgagtccccaccccgccccctggcagcacagcgccccctagcgccgccccggggcattggggccagccctgacagCCAGGGGAgagtccccaccccgcccccttgcagcacagcgccccctagtgtcGCCCTGGGGCACCGGCACCAGCCCTGACAGCCAGGGGAgaacccccaccccgcccccttgcagcacagcgccccctagcgccgccccggggcattggggccagccctgacagCCAGGGGagagtccccaccctgcccccttgcagcacagcgccccctagtgccgccctggggcattggggccagccctgacagCCAGGGGAgagtccccaccccgcccccttgcagcacagcgccccctagtgccgcccCGGGGCACCGGCACCAGCCCTGACAGCCAGGGGAgaacccccaccccgcccccatgcagcacagcgccccctagtgccttTCTGGGGCATTAGGGCCAGGCCTGCCTGCCGCAGGAGCGCgccccccacagcacagcgcctcTAGTGTTGCCCTGGTTCATTGCACTGACTGcaaggggagagcaccccctactgagtcACTGACCCCACACCCTGGAGCCACCTTAAATTTTCTGGTGTCCCACCCAAGCACTGAGCGCTGCCAGCTCTGCTTGTCTTGAGTCTGTGAGATCAAGGCTGCTGTGTGCCAGGGGAACATCGGGGCAACAACTTTACAGGGATGAAACAGAGCTGAAGTGGTTTAACTTTCACGTTTCTTTGTTAAAACGACTTAACTGATTGAGTGTAAACCCTTGCCTGGACCCTCTTATTTCTTCTTAAAGCAATTAAGAAGCAACTGAAATAAATCAGCTGAAGACATGTAACttctgtgtgtgtagacaaggcctcgaGGTTCCTGTCCTGAATCCATAAAGCGCCATCTCCAAACATTAGGGCTTTATCCTTTTGTGGCGTTCGGGACGCGCGTTCCAGGTCTGTGCCTCCTTTAGCTACATTATCTGGCTGCTGCGTGAATTTTGTGCTGTTTCAATAAGCGGTTGCTTGTTTACTTTCACTTTCCCTGTTACTCAGAGGCTGCTCTCGTAGGGGGGAGAGATGGGGCGGGTGCCGGGGAACGAACAGGAATTATTCCCTTTCCCCCAGCACACCGAGAAGATCGGAGGGTTTGATGCCTTTGGGGTGGAAGGTAAGAGATTCCCCTGCCGCCTGGGCCTGATTTCTTGCTGGGATTTTCTCCAGAATACGTTTCGAAGGCCTGCTGAGTGGCACCTCGAAAATGGCTGCTAAACACGGAACTGCACGTTAATAGCTCTAGATCGAACCGACCTCTGCTGTTCTAACGGAGTCACGGCCGTAACAGCTGCACGTGGCCCGCGGATTTAGTCAGGGGGACCCCAGCCTTCGTGGGATGATGGTGCCGAGCAACATGTGGTGATGGGGGAAGACTTTTGTGGCTAggcagaagggagggggagaagccctGAATCCCCAGTATGTGTCTAAAccaatggtccccaaacttttcagggtcacaTCCCCCACTTACCCCTGTCGCCCTCCCGCCCCGAATCAGGGCTGGGAACATGGCCACACTTccggggtggggaggatgtggatggggtaagggggccgaggctggggcccgGTAGCAGGCCCGCAGCCaggggctgagggtgggggtgggcctgAAGCTGAgatgggggcagagcggggctgggtgtcgcttcctccccatccctgtgggggctggccctggcccactgtgcccccccccgggaacGTTCCTCCACACCAGCGGGTCAGTCGGTGTAACTGCGTGgctcagccggggggggggatatgtttcacacccctgagcgaggtGGTTATAGCGATGTAAGTTTGTAGCCTAGACCTCGCTTCAGTCTCTATTAGTTTACCCTAGGTTTGTAGAGACCTTTCGCTAGGACCCTGCTGAGCCGAGCCGAGAACCAGGTCGTCAGCGTTCAAACAGGCATTTGGGGCAGGATCCAGCCGTTCAGAGCATGTTGCTCCTTCTCTTGCAGATGTCCGACAGCCTTCAGCGTAATGGGAACTGGCCCCACGTTATCACTTCACTCGCTCGCTCTGTGGACCCTCTACGGTAAGTCCCCGGTTCAGTACAGTTCTGATTGTAATGACGCAGGCTCGGACACGTGCGCCTCGGTCTTTGGATCACACCCGGGGAGAGGCTCAGTCCCAGATCTCCCGCACATCACACTCACCGCTCTCCCACGCGGCTCCAACTAGTCCCTCCACCATTCAGTGCAGCTACGCCCCACCCTTTGAAGGCAAGTAGCGCGCACACCGATCATTCTCTTGCTGTGCCAACTCCaggggggcagagttaaggttacaggGGTGTTGACCTTATCTCAAtacttcctggttttcagaagcctCAGTTTTGTTGAACTCGACATTCTGGTAAGACAGGAGCTATGACTGGGCgtccttaactctgcattaacgagggtgaccatacgtcccgCTTTGGTCGAGAGACTCCCATTTTTAAGTCCTGTCCTGGCTCAGTTGGCAAAAGCAAAATGCACAAATGCACAGTTGTGTCAAACAGGTGGGGAGCGACCCCTAGCAGGAGGCGGAGGAacgtgtggggaggggggcgagtggcaaggccagccctgcatgggaGGGAGGGCTCGGGAGAGCGGCTTAGGCCAGGCCAGCCCCACATGAGCGGGTGACAGGGGGTCTTGGGCTGGCCCCGCGTGCAGGGGGTTGAGGGAGGCCTCAGGCTGGCCCCACGCAGGTGGGCGGTGGgggccttgggccagccccatgtggtgtcctgttttccctttgggaaaatatggccACCCTAGcattaacaaaatgttttgacgTTTGTCCCATCTGGATTTGGAGACATTTTACCTCTGGCCTGGATGAttttcttcccctgcccctgtaCTCCCCTGCTTCCAAATGATTTTGGTCCCTGTAACATGCTGCCTTTGTCACACTCGGGGAGAAACATTCATGCTAGCATATGAGGCACTGGGGAGACCTCATCTGGAAAACCGTGTCCAATTCTGCTCAGGGAAGATGAATCCGGACTGagccaggtgcagagaagggctgctaggatgatcagaggaatggagagctgatcttatgagaggagactgaaaggcttgtttagcctagcaaaagcAGGCCAGGAAATGAgtctctctggcctgtgttgtgccaatggtcataatggtccattctggctttAACATCTATGCTTCTGGTTCTTGGTTCGCCTGAGCCCCACACTGGCCCTGTAATTTTCACCCACTTTCAGATCCCTTCATGCAGTGagagtggcacaaagcagcttCAGTGTCAATGGGAATCAGGGCTGAAAAATGtacaggcagagagagactggatCTGAAAGTGAAAGATGTTATATTGACATATTACAACTAGAGAAGTTAGAAACAAACTTCAAATCCACTTATGGAAAGATTATGACATAACACAAACTTATTTCTTAAGAATCCAGAACCCTAACACAGAAgaaccaaaaccagagagagacaaagggagaGAGGTATAACTCAGCCCATCTTactctaggctggctctttgcagacaGACTGATGATCGCACACTTCCCTGCAGACCCCCAGTTTTTGAGTGGGACCCGGAAACCTCTTACCCGTTAAAGAGATAGCTTGTCATTTTAACACTCTAATACCGACCCTTGCTTTCCTTTCAGGGGTCATTGTGGCACAGTCACCCATCACAGCTCAGTGCGGCAAGGACATTACCCTGAGCTGCACCTTTCCCACACTCGGCTTGGCAGCAAATCAACAAGTGAACGTCACCTGGAAGAAGCCAAGAGCCGAAGAACCAGACCTGCTGGTCCACAGCTACTCTTTGGGAACAGAGAAACAATCTGAGGCTTACAGGGGGCGGACGCAGCTGGATCCAGAAGGATTCGCCAAAGGGGACGCATCCCTGAGACTGAGGGATGTTCACATTCAGGACGAGGGGTTTTATAGCTGCTTCGTCAACTCTGAGCTGGGCCCGTGGTCTGAGGAGATGTCGCTGACAGTGCTGAGTATGTCGCCTCCTACAATGGGCTTTGCTGGCCTCTGAGGCTACAGCTGGTCGAAATGATGCTGTCCAAACGTTTGTTGGGTGGAAAACAGCTTTTCAACTAAATGCAAATTGTCACCCCCCctaaaaaatgtttttcccattttttgttgcttaattcccattgaagtcaagggattTAGGCACATAGAGGGATTCTCAAAAGCACCTCTCTGCAGCTGTAGGCACCTGAATCCCTTTGGAAATCCTCTCACCCTGTCTTGGTGCATCCATGGCCTTGATACCAAAGCTTCTCTGGCACCCTCCATCACTAACTCCAGTATTAACCACCATCTCCCCTTCTGCGAATCCACTCAGGTTTGGCAGTTACAGATTTTGGGGTGGAATGGAAGATGGGTGCAGGCTGTTTCCCTGAGGAAACACCAACAGAGAAGTGTTGTGTTGTGGTTACCTTTTAGACTACAGCGTATGCAAGTTGTGTGTGCATGAGCCACTGGTTGGTGTCTGAAAAATTCCacaaaaaaatattgatttttctctTTAAGGGGCAAGACAACGAGAGTCACCCGTTGTAGTTCAGGAAGGGGAGGACGTCACCCTCAGCTGCTCCTTCGAACCTGAGCAAAACCTCCGGCTGTTGAACATCACCTGGAAGAAGGAAACAGCAGAGGGACGGGATCTCCTGGTTCACACGTACTATAATGGGAGGGACCAGATGCTGAGACAGAATAAGGCTTACTGGGGCCGGACCCAGCTGTATCCGGAGAGATTCCACGAAGGAATCGCGTCCCTGAGACTCGAGAACGTCCGGCTGTCAGATGGCGGGGTCTACACCTGCCACGTCAAACCCGAACTGGGCAGGTTTTCCATGCGGATGAGAGTTACCGTGGAGAAGGGTAGGGCTCCTCTTACAGGGTACCGCACAAGTCCCAGGGTCAGGGTAGCTGGGCCGCTAGGAACTGCTCCACGTGGCAGTGGGTTATCACATCACCATAACCCACTGGGGAGCAGAGTCAGACGGCTCAGCGAGATGGTACATGGGGGGCCAAGGCGATCGCTGGTGAATCTCAGTGGTAGCAAAGGGGAAGAGGTCAGAGGGCCCAAGCACAggcaaatagggttgccaacggTCTTGTTTTTACCCAGGTACTCTGGTTTTTGGCTTCTCTGTCTGGGTGGTTTTCTGGGACCTGGCAACCCTCAGTGGCACCCaaaccaaaagtccagttaccgcGGGGTGGAGGGAGGCACCGGGTCAttaccccaccccagcccctgctcaaccaaggccacctcctacctgctgGTGGGCCCCTTGAGACGATCCAGCGAGCAatgtggggagaggagcaagcaacGGGGTGGGGCCTTGGTGGGAAGAGATGAAGaagggggcgtggcttcctcGTGGGTCTGGTTACCAGCAGAAAGGTGGGAACCCTACGGGCAAATGGGAGGAGAAGTCTCCAAGAGATGATCTCTCTGTGCAGCTCTGACAATATTGGCCATCCCCCGGACTCGTGGCAGTGGGAAAGGTATCTGAAATTCCCAACCCCTCTTGGGGGGCGTTTCCTGGGACCCTGCTGTGCTCACAGAAGCATTCTGGGTTTTGTGGatttttcttccctcccaccccccatttctTACAGGCGCCAGTTGTGTCTGGTTCTTTTGGgcacctcttcttcttcttcttgctcTTTCCCTGTTGGTAATGGTTATCATCATTAAAATGCATCGTCTTCCCGTCCGATGGAAACTGAGGCCATCCAAACACGCCTTCCAATTGGAGGCTGAACAGACAGATATCCGTCTGTCTGATGACTATGAGGAGAAAAATGACAACGTGGAGGGAAGAGCGCAGCCGGAAGCATATTTCTTGTGGGACATAAGAGTGGATACCACCAAACAGACTCGAGAGTCCTGGCAGGTGagtttcaaaacatttttctttccttggTGTGTCTATTGGAAGGCATCTTCGTTACAGATGTGAGGAGGGTTTATGCCGCTTTGAGCATTTTTCTTTTACCTGTTTGAAATCCCTCTGTTTAATTACATTTGCACTCAGCAGTCTCCagccacaaagaaaaaaattccctGCCTCCCCTTCTCCACCAGAATTTTTAAGGCTGATAGTTTTCTGACACCAAATGTCATGGTGCAGGTACCCCGCACCTGGATGGACTGTGAGGAGTTTATAATTGCTCAGGAATGCATAGATTCCGGACAGAGCAGACAAATCTGATcttctggtctgacctcctggataacgcagaccagagaactgccccaataagatcctttagaaaaacatccaatcttgattttaaaattgccagtcatggagaattcaccacaatccctggtaatttgttccagtgattaattactctcacagttaaaccttatttccagtctgagtttgtctagcttcaatttccaccCATTGTATCATGTCAAACCTTTCTCTGCTTGACTGAAGAGCCCTCTGTTATCAATTTtctattccccatgtaggtatttatagactgtgatctTATTCTTATTGCCTTAATTCTGGAGGCTGtacatttctccttgtgtccaTTTGCTTCCCTCATCAATTTTCTACAATGCCTAGCTTCTAATTTGTAGTCATTGCTatcaacttctcctttcttccagtTGTTACATATTATTTTTTGAAGCTTTTTCACTTCATCTCTAAGCAGgctgtttttttaaactctttctCATCTGGGATTGTAGTTTTctgggcatctagtaaaat
Encoded here:
- the LOC140902458 gene encoding uncharacterized protein — protein: MGTGPTLSLHSLALWTLYGVIVAQSPITAQCGKDITLSCTFPTLGLAANQQVNVTWKKPRAEEPDLLVHSYSLGTEKQSEAYRGRTQLDPEGFAKGDASLRLRDVHIQDEGFYSCFVNSELGPWSEEMSLTVLRARQRESPVVVQEGEDVTLSCSFEPEQNLRLLNITWKKETAEGRDLLVHTYYNGRDQMLRQNKAYWGRTQLYPERFHEGIASLRLENVRLSDGGVYTCHVKPELGRFSMRMRVTVEKGASCVWFFWAPLLLLLALSLLVMVIIIKMHRLPVRWKLRPSKHAFQLEAEQTDIRLSDDYEEKNDNVEGRAQPEAYFLWDIRVDTTKQTRESWQTPAWDERRAWEKPKQPKFSRGKSPAREKVPRNIARKPSKKGRRLGSDGDSADSWSDKFTSEASDFSEVDSAWQEDGGSSQKTRCRIALLGQTGAGKSSFVNAIRGLGDEEEGAAKTGVVETTMVPTSYLLPKQPNITIWDLPGFGPTKRQSDTDLDLFSLSQYDAFLIFSSHHFTATHAGLARKIQRAGKKVYFVRSKVDQELLPARRHQPSTYNEERILQKIRDTCMTHLQREGVTSPQVFLLSSFEYGRHDFPLLEEILQREFGSRFPG